The Neospora caninum Liverpool complete genome, chromosome IV genome segment TGTTGCCGCTTGGCGCAGTAAGTCCTCAATAGCTCTCTGAAGTCGCTCGAGGTTAGCGGGAATCCCAAGCAGCTCTGGGCGGCCCCGCAACCCGGGAAGATCAATATTGGTGAAGTTTCCGAAGCCATGGCCGCCTTCCATTTTGGGCAGCTCCAGGGTTGGTAAGGTGGGAAATGCCGGAGCTTCGCCGAGGCCTGGAAGCTGTGGCAGTTCGCCGAGGCTTGGAAGCTGTGGCCGTTCGCCGAGACCAGGAATCGGGGGAAGTTCGCCAAGACCTGGAAGCTGTGGCAGTTCGCCGAGACCAGGAATCGGGGGAAGTTCGCCGAGGCTTGGAAGCTGTGGCAGTTCGCCGAGACCAGGAATCGGGGGAAGTTCGCCGAGGCTTGGAAGCTGTGGCAGTTCGCCGAGACCAGGAATCGGGGGAAGTTCGCCGAGGCTTGGAAGCTGTGGCAGTTCGCCGAGGCGTGGAAGCTGTGGCACTTCGCCGAGGCTTGGAAGCTGTGGCAGTTCGCCGAGACCAGGAATCGGGGGAAGTTCGCCGAGGCGTGGAAGTTGTGGCAGTTCGCCAAGTCCAGGAATCGGGGGAAGTTCGCCCAGGTTTGGAAGCTGTGGCAGTTCGCCGAGTCCAGGAATCGGGGGAAGTTCTCCAAGGCGCGGCAGCTGAGGTAGGTCGCCTATGCTCGGAAGACCAGAGAAGTTGAATCTTGCCAGGAGGCTAAGAAGCTCCGGAGTTGCAGGAATGGTGTaagggaaaggcggcgacggcggttgtcctctcgcctccccgaGAATTAGAGGCGGtgggaagggagaaggcaggcCGGATTGTGGCAAGGGGACCAGGACGGGGAAATCTGGTGTAGTTGGCGGTGATCCCGGCAGAGGGAAGGGGATGACTGGCATTACAGGGAGAACTGGGGGATACTGTGCCGGGGAGTCACTCGCATGACCAGGCAGGGTGGCAGGGAGCGCCGGAATGCCAGACAAATTTGCCAGTTCCGTTCGTCTAAACGAAGACGGCGGTTCTGGCAATTCCGGCGACTCGGGTGCCGCGACCGACTGCGGCACGTCAGGAACGCCTTGCGGACCGTGAGAGTCACGTTCATCTGGCACCGCAGCCTCAGTGGGGGTATCCAGTTTGTCTTTCAGCGGCAAAAATTGGGCCCCTACAAACAAATCGATTGGAAAATATTATTATCCATTACTTTGTCATGAGCTTACGGGCGGAGAAGGACGCTCCAAGCAGAGCAAAGTACACTATGACTCTCGGTTGCATTGTGTCCAAATTCGGAAACAAAAGTCAGGGGTCGAGGGAGGGGCGCCTTAATTCAAGGTGCCTGGAAGGAGTGTTTTGCAGTGCCATGACCACCGTGCTGAACCCGTACGCTTGCTTCTGGCGTGTAGGTACACTTGGAGTAGCTGCaggccgtctccgtttcgccaGCGACTCCGATGCGCTCCACGTATCGAAACGCGCGACATGGG includes the following:
- a CDS encoding putative C protein immunoglobulin-A-binding beta antigen, with the protein product MQPRVIVYFALLGASFSARAQFLPLKDKLDTPTEAAVPDERDSHGPQGVPDVPQSVAAPESPELPEPPSSFRRTELANLSGIPALPATLPGHASDSPAQYPPVLPVMPVIPFPLPGSPPTTPDFPVLVPLPQSGLPSPFPPPLILGEARGQPPSPPFPYTIPATPELLSLLARFNFSGLPSIGDLPQLPRLGELPPIPGLGELPQLPNLGELPPIPGLGELPQLPRLGELPPIPGLGELPQLPSLGEVPQLPRLGELPQLPSLGELPPIPGLGELPQLPSLGELPPIPGLGELPQLPSLGELPPIPGLGELPQLPGLGELPPIPGLGERPQLPSLGELPQLPGLGEAPAFPTLPTLELPKMEGGHGFGNFTNIDLPGLRGRPELLGIPANLERLQRAIEDLLRQAATVH